From Demequina capsici, one genomic window encodes:
- a CDS encoding TrmH family RNA methyltransferase, producing MPVILVDSASDERLADYRDLTDVALRRLLEPERGLYMAEGEKVISRALAAGHEPFSVLVSERWLPGIENALSRAGVDVPVYLAPVDLLESITGFQVHRGALAAMRRPVLPAVEELVSPARRVVVLEGVVDHTNVGAIFRSAAGIGADAIVVAPTCADPLYRRSVKVSMGTVFQVPWTRAQDWPADLGRMREAGFVVAGLALADDAVALDEFAALGHEKVAIVMGSEGDGLSRGALRSVDAVVTIPMAGGVDSLNVAAASAVAMWELRVR from the coding sequence ATGCCTGTGATCCTGGTCGACTCCGCGTCCGACGAGCGCCTCGCCGACTACCGTGACCTCACCGATGTCGCTCTGCGCCGCCTGCTCGAGCCTGAGCGAGGTCTGTACATGGCGGAGGGGGAGAAGGTGATCTCCCGCGCCCTCGCCGCTGGGCATGAGCCCTTCTCCGTGCTGGTGAGCGAGCGCTGGCTGCCGGGGATCGAGAACGCCCTGTCGCGCGCGGGTGTCGACGTCCCGGTGTACCTTGCGCCGGTCGACCTCCTCGAGTCGATCACGGGATTCCAGGTGCATCGCGGAGCGCTCGCAGCCATGCGTCGGCCCGTGCTGCCCGCCGTCGAGGAGCTGGTCTCTCCAGCGCGGCGAGTGGTCGTTCTCGAAGGGGTCGTCGATCACACGAACGTCGGAGCGATCTTCCGCTCCGCGGCCGGGATCGGGGCCGACGCGATCGTCGTCGCCCCGACCTGCGCCGACCCGCTCTACCGACGATCGGTGAAGGTCTCGATGGGCACCGTCTTCCAGGTGCCGTGGACACGCGCGCAGGACTGGCCGGCCGACCTGGGTCGCATGCGTGAGGCGGGCTTCGTCGTGGCGGGGCTCGCGCTCGCGGACGATGCGGTCGCGCTCGACGAGTTCGCGGCGCTGGGCCACGAGAAGGTGGCGATCGTCATGGGCTCCGAGGGTGATGGGCTGTCGCGTGGCGCGCTGCGAAGCGTGGACGCCGTGGTCACGATCCCGATGGCTGGAGGGGTGGACTCGCTGAACGTCGCCGCTGCGTCGGCTGTCGCCATGTGGGAGCTGCGAGTGCGCTGA
- a CDS encoding DUF2157 domain-containing protein has product MGARQDRFDEWVEAGLLETSTADALRAYEAGHGRDAVAPVLREGAASTEPEAERADRGPVRGLVGEILGYLGAVLAITAISFIVSQTWPSISTPGRVALVAGLTAIVAVAGVVGTRSPQDPAQRLASVLLFSTVVCFGWLAWVSVDAAGLRDEVAGLWTFVAAGAVACIIYVWRRRALAELALLAATVGIAATTIEILNATDGMIPGLVIGAVGAAWLGLGVARIVTPSHPALVAGGLVLLFAVNTITSTDGTRGLALSVGVLLAIAMLTLAVMRRELLVLMIPGGIGLLSMMPQLIEHYVGGAVATWTAVLATGVALIVVAVRMLRGPRPD; this is encoded by the coding sequence ATGGGTGCGCGGCAGGATCGGTTCGATGAGTGGGTCGAGGCGGGGCTGCTCGAGACCTCGACGGCGGACGCGCTGAGGGCCTACGAGGCGGGTCACGGTCGCGATGCGGTGGCACCTGTGCTGCGCGAAGGCGCGGCGTCGACGGAGCCTGAGGCGGAGCGAGCCGATCGGGGCCCGGTGCGCGGGCTCGTCGGGGAGATCCTCGGGTATCTGGGCGCGGTCCTCGCCATCACCGCGATCAGCTTCATCGTCAGCCAGACGTGGCCGTCCATCTCCACTCCCGGTCGCGTCGCATTGGTCGCGGGCCTGACCGCGATCGTCGCGGTCGCGGGTGTCGTCGGGACTCGTTCGCCTCAGGATCCTGCGCAGCGCCTCGCCTCGGTGCTGCTGTTCTCCACCGTCGTGTGCTTCGGATGGCTGGCCTGGGTGTCGGTCGACGCCGCAGGACTGCGGGACGAGGTCGCCGGCCTGTGGACGTTCGTCGCGGCTGGTGCGGTCGCCTGCATCATCTACGTGTGGCGACGCAGGGCTCTCGCAGAGCTGGCCCTCCTGGCTGCGACGGTCGGAATCGCGGCGACGACGATCGAGATCCTGAACGCGACGGACGGGATGATCCCGGGTCTCGTGATCGGTGCCGTGGGCGCGGCATGGCTCGGGCTCGGGGTCGCGCGGATCGTCACGCCGTCGCACCCTGCGCTTGTCGCGGGCGGCCTGGTGCTGCTGTTCGCCGTCAACACGATCACGTCCACGGACGGCACGCGCGGTCTCGCGCTCTCCGTGGGAGTGCTGCTGGCGATCGCGATGCTCACGCTTGCCGTGATGCGACGCGAGCTGCTCGTGCTCATGATCCCTGGCGGGATCGGCCTGCTGTCGATGATGCCTCAGCTGATAGAGCACTACGTGGGCGGAGCAGTGGCCACCTGGACCGCGGTGCTCGCGACGGGTGTCGCGCTGATCGTGGTGGCAGTCAGGATGCTGCGGGGCCCGAGACCTGACTGA
- a CDS encoding SPFH domain-containing protein has translation MDNISVGGLVGIVALIVFVIFIISTIARALQIVPQAETRVVERLGRYSRTLEAGMHILVPFVDKVRQRVDMREQVVSFPPQSVITSDNLVVEIDTVIYFQVNESKSAVYEIANYIVGMQQLTVTTLRNVIGTMDLEQTLTSRDQINGQLRGVLDEATGKWGIRVNRVELKAIEPPMSVKDSMEKQMRAERDRRATILTAEGIKQSAILTAEGEKQSAILKAEGEAQSRILKAEGEARAILQVFDAIHEGDADSKLLSYQYLQMLPEIAKGTNNQMWFVPTEFTGALKAISAGFGVNEELEPLGRAEGSERRKSRITSALADPRAALEEARRQAEGVSAEADRAGSESGRPFNPDVEKGQ, from the coding sequence ATGGACAACATCAGCGTCGGGGGGCTCGTGGGCATCGTCGCCCTCATCGTCTTCGTCATCTTCATCATCTCGACCATCGCGAGGGCGCTGCAGATCGTCCCCCAGGCCGAGACGCGCGTGGTCGAGCGGCTGGGCCGCTACTCGCGCACGCTCGAGGCCGGGATGCACATCCTCGTCCCGTTCGTGGACAAGGTCCGCCAGAGGGTGGACATGCGCGAGCAGGTCGTCTCCTTCCCTCCGCAGTCGGTCATCACCTCCGACAACCTCGTGGTCGAGATCGACACAGTCATCTACTTCCAGGTGAACGAGTCCAAGTCCGCGGTCTACGAGATCGCCAACTACATCGTCGGCATGCAGCAACTCACCGTCACCACGCTCCGCAACGTGATCGGCACGATGGACCTCGAGCAGACGCTCACCAGCCGCGACCAGATCAACGGCCAGCTGCGTGGCGTCCTGGACGAGGCGACCGGCAAGTGGGGCATCCGCGTCAACCGTGTCGAGCTCAAGGCGATCGAGCCTCCCATGTCCGTCAAGGACTCCATGGAGAAGCAGATGCGCGCCGAGCGTGACCGTCGTGCGACGATCCTGACCGCCGAGGGCATCAAGCAGTCCGCGATCCTGACCGCCGAAGGTGAGAAGCAGTCGGCGATCCTCAAGGCCGAAGGCGAGGCTCAGTCCCGCATCCTGAAGGCGGAGGGTGAGGCTCGCGCCATCCTCCAGGTGTTCGACGCGATCCACGAGGGCGACGCGGACTCCAAGCTGCTGTCCTACCAGTACCTCCAGATGCTTCCGGAGATCGCGAAGGGCACGAACAACCAGATGTGGTTCGTCCCCACGGAGTTCACTGGAGCGCTCAAGGCGATCTCGGCGGGCTTCGGGGTCAACGAGGAGCTGGAACCGCTCGGTCGTGCCGAAGGCTCCGAGCGTCGCAAGTCCCGCATCACGTCGGCGCTCGCCGACCCGCGAGCGGCCCTCGAGGAAGCTCGCCGGCAGGCCGAGGGCGTCTCCGCCGAGGCCGACAGGGCAGGCTCCGAGTCTGGTCGTCCGTTCAACCCGGATGTCGAGAAGGGTCAGTAG
- a CDS encoding NfeD family protein → MDSLWWYIGALALGIAEIFTLDLTLLMFAGGALAGGVAAQLGAPLWLSIVVFAGVSSVLLFAVRPYLLRSLRKKGPVAETNAARLVGMEAFTLDEITERSGRVKLAGEVWTARTREDAPTIAEGVDAVVIEIKGATAIVASNAAGQAAEKEE, encoded by the coding sequence ATGGATTCCCTGTGGTGGTACATCGGGGCTCTGGCCCTCGGTATCGCGGAGATCTTCACGCTCGATCTGACGCTCCTCATGTTCGCCGGCGGCGCCCTTGCGGGCGGCGTCGCGGCCCAGCTGGGAGCACCGCTCTGGCTGAGCATCGTGGTGTTCGCGGGAGTGTCGAGCGTGCTGCTGTTCGCGGTGCGTCCGTATCTGCTGCGCTCCCTTCGCAAGAAGGGGCCTGTCGCTGAGACGAACGCCGCGCGACTCGTGGGCATGGAGGCCTTCACGCTCGACGAGATCACGGAGCGCTCCGGCCGAGTGAAGCTCGCGGGCGAGGTATGGACGGCGCGCACGCGTGAGGACGCGCCGACGATCGCGGAGGGCGTAGACGCCGTCGTGATCGAGATCAAGGGGGCGACGGCCATCGTCGCATCGAACGCGGCCGGTCAGGCCGCGGAGAAGGAGGAATAG
- a CDS encoding sulfite exporter TauE/SafE family protein produces MRTLVLLALVGLGAQLVDGSLGMAYGVTSTTLMLAVGLAPAAASATVHLAEVGTTLASGLSHWRFGNVDWRVVVRVGVPGAAGAFIGASVLSGLSTDAAKPLTALLLLALGVYVLTRFTVAQPRVDRTERPLRKRFLAPVGLVAGFVDATGGGGWGPIGTPTLLATGRMEPRKVIGSIDAAEFLVSVAASLGFLLGLGTAGIDGGWVLALLLGGLIAAPIAAWLVRIVPPRMLGAAVGGMIILTNSRTLMGALPVEIGTWRWSVYGLIVLVWAWAIHRAWKAPAAEVAEVAEREPADA; encoded by the coding sequence ATGCGCACGCTCGTGCTTCTCGCCCTCGTCGGTCTCGGCGCCCAGCTCGTCGACGGCAGCCTAGGGATGGCCTACGGAGTCACCTCCACCACCCTGATGCTTGCCGTCGGTCTCGCGCCGGCAGCCGCCTCGGCGACCGTCCACCTCGCCGAGGTCGGCACCACCCTGGCCTCCGGCCTGTCGCACTGGCGCTTCGGGAACGTCGACTGGCGGGTGGTGGTACGCGTGGGCGTGCCCGGCGCTGCGGGCGCCTTCATCGGAGCCTCGGTGCTGTCCGGACTGTCCACGGATGCCGCGAAGCCGCTCACCGCGCTGCTCCTGCTCGCACTCGGGGTGTACGTGCTGACGCGCTTCACCGTCGCGCAGCCCCGCGTCGACCGGACCGAGCGACCGCTGCGCAAGCGCTTCCTCGCTCCCGTCGGTCTTGTCGCAGGCTTCGTCGATGCGACCGGCGGCGGTGGCTGGGGGCCGATCGGCACACCCACGCTCCTCGCCACGGGTCGCATGGAGCCTCGCAAGGTGATCGGCTCGATCGATGCCGCGGAGTTCCTCGTCTCGGTGGCGGCCTCCCTGGGCTTCCTCCTCGGCCTCGGCACCGCCGGGATCGACGGCGGCTGGGTGCTCGCGCTTCTGCTCGGAGGCCTCATCGCTGCTCCGATCGCCGCCTGGCTCGTCCGGATCGTGCCACCGCGCATGCTCGGCGCCGCTGTGGGAGGGATGATCATCCTCACCAACTCCCGGACGCTCATGGGTGCGCTTCCTGTCGAGATCGGAACCTGGCGCTGGTCGGTCTACGGACTGATCGTGCTCGTGTGGGCATGGGCGATCCATCGCGCATGGAAGGCTCCCGCTGCCGAGGTCGCCGAGGTCGCGGAGCGTGAGCCCGCGGACGCCTGA
- a CDS encoding RrF2 family transcriptional regulator, protein MRVSARADYAIRAAAELAAAESSLTTEALASAQAMPRKFLEGILSVLRREGIVVAQRGLGGGYRLARSPRDITLADIVRAVDGPLVFVRGERPSQLSYGGAADDLLTVWVALRASVRGVLESVTVADLASGSLPPEIAALVADEAAWENP, encoded by the coding sequence ATGAGGGTCTCGGCTCGCGCAGATTATGCGATCCGCGCCGCGGCGGAGCTCGCGGCGGCTGAGTCGTCGTTGACAACCGAGGCGCTCGCCTCCGCGCAGGCGATGCCGCGCAAGTTCCTCGAGGGCATCCTGTCGGTGCTGCGTCGTGAGGGGATCGTCGTCGCCCAACGCGGACTCGGCGGCGGTTACCGACTGGCCAGGTCGCCGCGGGACATCACCCTCGCCGACATCGTCCGCGCGGTCGATGGTCCGCTCGTGTTCGTGCGGGGAGAGAGGCCCTCGCAGCTCTCCTACGGCGGTGCGGCGGACGACCTGCTGACGGTGTGGGTGGCGCTCCGGGCAAGCGTGCGCGGCGTGCTCGAGAGCGTGACGGTCGCGGACCTCGCCTCGGGCTCCCTGCCGCCTGAGATCGCGGCCCTCGTCGCGGACGAGGCCGCGTGGGAGAACCCCTGA
- a CDS encoding ABC transporter ATP-binding protein: protein MTPVLEMSGVTLRRDDNTILRGVDWTVDSADRWVILGPNGAGKTTLITLASARMHPTEGTVTVLGSRLGEVDVADLRIRVGLSSAALADHIPPGERVSDVVMTAAHGVTGRWHEEYEGVDEDRAGLLLEAFGMTAYRDRQFWTLSEGERKRVQIARALMADPELLLLDEPAAGLDLGGREELLGALTELAGDRRSPAMVMVTHHVEEIPVDFTHALLLRDGQVVASGPLGDTLTEDNLSQTYGMPVRVQEFAGRWTARRAS, encoded by the coding sequence ATGACCCCCGTGCTCGAGATGAGCGGCGTCACGTTGCGCCGCGATGACAACACCATCCTGCGCGGCGTCGACTGGACCGTGGACTCGGCCGACCGCTGGGTGATCCTCGGCCCCAACGGCGCGGGCAAGACGACCCTCATCACGCTGGCGTCCGCGCGCATGCATCCGACGGAGGGCACCGTCACCGTGCTCGGCTCACGCCTCGGCGAGGTGGACGTGGCCGATCTGCGCATCCGGGTGGGCCTGTCGAGCGCTGCGCTCGCCGACCATATCCCCCCCGGCGAGCGCGTGTCCGACGTCGTGATGACGGCCGCGCATGGCGTGACCGGTCGCTGGCACGAGGAGTACGAGGGAGTCGACGAGGATCGCGCGGGCCTGCTGCTCGAGGCGTTCGGCATGACGGCGTATCGCGATCGTCAGTTCTGGACGCTGTCGGAGGGCGAGCGCAAGCGCGTGCAGATCGCGCGGGCGCTGATGGCGGACCCCGAGCTGCTGCTGCTCGACGAGCCTGCCGCCGGGCTGGACCTCGGCGGGCGCGAGGAGCTGCTCGGCGCCTTGACCGAGCTCGCCGGCGATCGCCGTTCCCCTGCGATGGTGATGGTCACGCATCACGTCGAGGAGATCCCCGTGGACTTCACGCATGCGCTGCTGCTGCGCGACGGCCAGGTGGTCGCCTCCGGTCCGCTCGGTGACACGCTCACCGAGGACAACCTGTCGCAGACCTACGGGATGCCGGTACGGGTGCAGGAGTTCGCTGGGCGCTGGACCGCCCGCCGGGCCAGCTGA
- the glgA gene encoding glycogen synthase gives MRADILTREYPPFVYGGAGVHVNELAAVLRGRVDVRVRAFDGPRDEPGVTGYTALGGGVGDAALDVLAHNLPMAKDCQGADLVHSHTWYANMAGHLAKTLHGIPHLLSAHSLEPLRPWKAEQLGGGYRVSSWIERTAYEAADAIIAVSGGMRQDVLRCYPDVDPAKVHVIHNGIDVDSWAAPSSEQERAAADAVVERYGIDRTRPAIVFVGRITRQKGLPYFLKAVSQLPREIQVVLCAGAPDTKEIAAEVSGAVERLQKERDGVIWIEQMLPRPELVAVLDACTAFVCPSVYEPLGIVNLEAMAVGLPVVATATGGIPEVVVPGETGALVPIEQVQDGTGTPLDPEGFASDLAAALTDMVSDMDRAEAFGAAGRARAAESFSWGAIGDRTLALYESVLG, from the coding sequence ATGCGAGCCGACATCCTCACCCGCGAGTACCCGCCCTTCGTCTACGGAGGTGCAGGCGTCCACGTGAACGAGCTGGCGGCGGTCCTGCGGGGACGGGTCGATGTGCGCGTGCGTGCATTCGACGGCCCCCGGGACGAGCCGGGCGTGACCGGATACACGGCGCTCGGCGGAGGCGTAGGCGACGCAGCGCTGGACGTGCTCGCCCACAACCTGCCGATGGCGAAGGACTGCCAGGGCGCCGATCTGGTGCACTCGCACACCTGGTACGCGAACATGGCCGGTCACCTCGCGAAGACGCTGCACGGGATCCCGCACCTGCTCTCCGCCCACTCGCTCGAGCCCCTGCGCCCCTGGAAGGCCGAGCAGCTCGGAGGCGGCTACCGCGTCTCGAGCTGGATCGAGCGGACGGCCTACGAGGCGGCCGACGCGATCATCGCCGTGAGCGGAGGCATGCGGCAGGACGTCCTGCGGTGCTATCCCGACGTCGATCCTGCGAAGGTCCACGTGATCCACAACGGCATCGACGTCGACAGCTGGGCCGCGCCCTCCTCCGAGCAGGAGCGTGCCGCCGCCGACGCGGTGGTGGAGCGGTACGGCATCGACCGCACGCGCCCGGCGATCGTGTTCGTGGGCCGCATCACCCGGCAGAAGGGCCTGCCGTACTTCCTCAAGGCCGTCTCGCAGCTGCCCAGGGAGATCCAGGTGGTGCTGTGCGCGGGTGCGCCTGACACCAAGGAGATCGCCGCAGAGGTGTCAGGCGCTGTCGAGAGGCTCCAGAAGGAGCGTGACGGCGTCATCTGGATCGAGCAGATGCTGCCGCGGCCCGAGCTCGTCGCGGTCCTCGATGCGTGCACCGCGTTCGTCTGCCCCAGCGTGTACGAGCCGCTCGGCATCGTCAACCTGGAGGCGATGGCCGTCGGCTTGCCGGTCGTGGCGACGGCCACGGGCGGCATCCCCGAGGTCGTCGTGCCCGGTGAGACGGGCGCCCTGGTGCCGATCGAGCAGGTGCAGGACGGCACCGGCACACCCCTGGACCCCGAGGGCTTCGCCTCCGACCTGGCGGCGGCATTGACAGACATGGTGTCCGACATGGACCGTGCCGAGGCGTTCGGTGCCGCAGGTCGCGCGCGTGCGGCCGAGAGCTTCTCGTGGGGCGCGATCGGCGACCGTACCCTGGCGCTGTACGAGTCCGTCCTCGGATAG
- a CDS encoding glucose-1-phosphate adenylyltransferase — protein sequence MSAPKVLAIVLAGGEGKRLMPLTAARAKPAVPFGGTYRLIDFALSNLVNSHYLHVVVLTQYKSHSLDRHIARTWRMSPLLGNYVVPVPAQQRRGPHWYLGSADAIYQTVNIIEDERPDIVVIVGADHVYRMDFSQMVDAHVASGAEFSVAGIRQPIDLADQFGIIDVDKAQPDRVRAFLEKPKEIEGLADAPDQILASMGNYVANADALLEALVADAEDPGSKHDMGGDIVPYFVNKGTCGFYDFVDNDVPGSTDRDRDYWRDVGTLDSYFDAHMDLIAVQPIFNVYNDLWPVHQGLITHPPAKFIHSEEGRLGHAADSIVSPGVIVSGATVTGSVLSPGVRLHSWSTVSDSVLLDDVVINRHAQVHRAILDKNVVIEEGARIGIDRESDIARGYTVTESGITVVAKNTVVTA from the coding sequence ATGTCAGCGCCGAAAGTTCTCGCCATCGTCCTCGCAGGAGGTGAGGGCAAGCGCCTGATGCCCCTCACCGCCGCCCGCGCCAAGCCTGCCGTCCCGTTCGGCGGCACCTACAGGCTCATCGACTTCGCGCTGTCGAACCTCGTCAACTCCCATTACCTCCACGTCGTGGTGCTGACCCAGTACAAGTCTCACTCGCTTGACCGCCACATCGCCAGGACCTGGCGCATGTCTCCGCTGCTGGGCAACTACGTGGTGCCCGTGCCGGCGCAGCAGCGTCGCGGTCCGCATTGGTATCTCGGTTCGGCGGATGCGATCTACCAGACTGTCAACATCATCGAGGACGAGCGGCCTGACATCGTCGTGATCGTGGGCGCGGACCACGTCTACCGCATGGACTTCTCGCAGATGGTCGACGCGCACGTCGCCTCGGGCGCCGAGTTCTCGGTGGCGGGCATCCGCCAGCCCATCGACCTGGCGGACCAGTTCGGCATCATCGACGTGGACAAGGCGCAGCCCGACCGGGTGCGCGCGTTCCTCGAGAAGCCCAAGGAGATCGAGGGCCTCGCGGACGCTCCGGATCAGATCCTCGCCTCCATGGGCAACTACGTGGCCAACGCCGACGCCCTGCTCGAGGCCCTCGTCGCTGACGCCGAGGACCCGGGCTCCAAGCACGACATGGGCGGGGACATCGTCCCCTACTTCGTGAACAAGGGCACGTGCGGCTTCTACGACTTCGTCGACAACGACGTCCCGGGCTCCACCGACCGCGACCGCGACTACTGGCGCGACGTGGGAACGCTCGACTCGTACTTCGACGCCCACATGGACCTCATCGCGGTGCAGCCGATCTTCAACGTCTACAACGACCTGTGGCCGGTGCACCAGGGGCTGATCACGCATCCGCCGGCCAAGTTCATCCACTCCGAGGAGGGCCGCCTAGGCCACGCGGCGGACTCGATCGTGTCGCCGGGGGTCATCGTCTCCGGGGCCACGGTCACCGGTTCCGTGCTCTCCCCTGGCGTGCGCCTGCACTCCTGGTCGACCGTGTCGGACTCGGTGCTGCTGGATGATGTCGTCATCAACCGGCATGCACAGGTGCACCGAGCGATCCTCGACAAGAACGTGGTGATCGAGGAGGGCGCTCGCATCGGCATCGACAGGGAGTCCGACATCGCTCGCGGCTACACCGTCACGGAGTCCGGCATCACCGTCGTCGCGAAGAACACAGTGGTCACCGCATGA
- the serB gene encoding phosphoserine phosphatase SerB — translation MTRLCVMDVDSTLITAEVIELIAERAGTREEVAAVTESAMRGEIDFSESLRQRVATLAGVPDTVFADVIAEVEFTPGVPELVDGLHAAGWEVALVSGGFVEVVAALAERLGITRFRANSLEVADGVLTGRTQGPVIDRAAKEAALREFAAELGCPLEDTVAIGDGANDLAMMSASGLGIAWHAKPIVQAQADVAINGARLDEALPIILG, via the coding sequence ATGACGCGATTGTGCGTCATGGATGTCGACTCCACCCTGATCACCGCCGAGGTCATCGAGCTCATCGCGGAACGGGCGGGCACACGGGAGGAGGTGGCTGCGGTCACCGAATCCGCGATGCGTGGAGAGATCGACTTCTCAGAGTCGCTCCGCCAGCGCGTCGCGACGCTCGCGGGCGTGCCTGACACCGTGTTCGCAGACGTCATCGCCGAGGTGGAGTTCACGCCCGGCGTCCCGGAGCTCGTCGATGGTCTTCACGCCGCCGGGTGGGAGGTCGCGCTGGTGTCCGGCGGCTTCGTGGAGGTGGTCGCGGCGCTCGCCGAGAGGCTCGGCATCACCCGCTTCCGCGCCAACTCGCTGGAGGTGGCCGACGGTGTCCTCACCGGACGCACCCAGGGACCGGTGATCGACCGCGCCGCCAAGGAGGCCGCGTTGCGCGAGTTCGCCGCCGAGCTCGGGTGCCCGCTCGAGGACACGGTGGCGATCGGCGACGGCGCGAACGACCTGGCGATGATGAGCGCCTCTGGCCTGGGCATCGCGTGGCATGCGAAGCCGATCGTGCAGGCTCAGGCCGACGTCGCGATCAACGGAGCGCGCCTCGACGAGGCGCTGCCGATCATCCTCGGCTGA